A stretch of DNA from Schizosaccharomyces osmophilus chromosome 2, complete sequence:
ACTGGTCAATTCATCACCTAACTTCAATTCCAAAGGATTCTCAGGTAATTTGTGTTTGCcaaattttctcttctttagTAGAATCTCAGAAACGTCCATATCATTTGAGGTCACAAGCGACTTATCctcgttttcttctttattcaAAGACTTTGAAATATTAGGAGCTCTATCAATCATTTTAAGCAGTTGctcttgcttcttttcagcTTCTAACTTTGCAACctcatccttctttttacgTTCCTTGTTTCGTTGAGACTTAGTCTTGCGCTTAGGCTCCGTTTTGTAGTGCTGGGTATCCATCTGGTTTTCAGCGTCCACtgcattttcttcattctcGGAAACTTCGTTCTCATCTGAAAGTAAACCCTTATCATCGCTCATTTTTGAGCTAATCATATTTTGAAGTTCAATTTCGCGAAGGcgttctttctcttttttgatCTCACTTGAACCCTTTCGATCAATCAGACCCATCCATGCACTAGCATCAGGGTTATACGACATTCCTGGATCGGCGACTTCAACATTGGGAACATGTTCAACATTTTCAGCAAGATTTTCGGGTGCCTTATAAAGTGTAGAAGGACGTTTTACGGGGATTGTAGATTCCGCTGTGCTTTCCCAAACATCGTATTCgggttctttttcttgggtTTTCAGACTAGCTGCTGCCGCTGAGGCAGTAGGTCCCAAAGGATTTCTGTGCACCAAAGACTTAAGACGGTTCAACTCGTTCTTTGACATTATCTTGCCCTTTTTGTCCGTGCTTAAGCCAAACCCAGTAGTTTTAGGCTTTGATGGTAGTCCTTGAATGGAAGACTTATTTTGTAGAATTTCGTCTACCTTCAAGGGCTTGatcttttttctgcttctcTTGGCCACACGGTCATCACCGAAAGTATCAACTACGAATAGAGAGTCATTGGACTTTTTAGACAAATTGTCACTTAATTATGTTAGtcatttttcataaatcaTTAATAAAAGCTTACCCTCGAACTTCCTCTTCTCTGGCAACCTGAAGGCCACCCTCGACATCTTCCAAGTCAATATGCTTTCTCCatgaatttttattctttcttgatCTCTGTTTATATTGAGATGGTGCAGCGTTTCCCTGAATCCCCATTTTTACTTGTTTTACTCGGGAATTCCACCTGTACGAAAAGTCAGTGTTGGAGATAGTAGTTTGCTAAGGTCAAGTTATCGTAGTACAGTTCACTCTAGGGACGCATgaatccttcaaaaaaaaaatatatatatatttaataaagTATTATCCTTTATAAGTAAATGTTTGAAGAAAGTAAGCTACCTAGTGTTCTGCTTACTCGTTCACTTCATGCATAGTATGGTTTTCATAATAACCGGCCACCAGCATTAATCAGGCTTTGGTTAATGGAATTTACTATGCTTCCTCTGATACATTACTTGGGTTCTTAGTTTGAAATAAACAGTTTGTGCATTTGATTTTCGGCTGACGCACTATTCATATATCCAgcctcaaaaaaaaaaaaaaaaaaaaaaaaaaagagaagaaaaatcataagagaaaagtaaaatacaatcaaagaaagtaaaagaataaaatagaTTACAATAATCTCTACTATTATAGCTTGAGGAATCAATTTAACAAACATTCATTAAAAGATAGACCGTTGCTTTCACATCGTACTGTCGAAACCGATgcaaaaaaatgatttgTTAAGAAATTCAACAgacaaaattaaaaagtatATCAAAAGAGTTGATCACATTAAATTTTACCTTTTCCCTGTCAGATATTCGCTTCGGAAAACCCCATAGTAATCTCTCATAAACAGAACCAGGGCTGACCGTACGTAGGTTCTATGTTGTAAAGCGCAATTACactaataaaaataatcaataAGGAATTTAAGGGCGTATTAAGTAAAAGTTCTTCATATCAAAAAAGTTCGGGACCAGAAGACTAGGTACGTAAATCAGATCAAATTACCAAAGCTCAATCTTTTAATCAcgaactttttctttcaaaagttgTAAGAATTGTAGATAGCTAGGAGCAGCATCGCTTCTATCTTCCACATAATGAGAGAAGAACCATGAACGGAGCTGAGGATCACCATCGCCACGCACAAGGTATAAACTAGGTTGGATAGTCGTACCCTTATCTAAAGAGCGCAATTTACTAAGAATAGCATGCATCCTAGTGTTAAGGggattttccaaaattggTAAGCTGAATCTTCCGGCCTTTAATTCTGCGATAGAAGATACACCAAAAGCATCCGTAGCCAGCTGAGGTACAGCATCTTTACCGATGTACAAAAATTGTTGGAAGTGAGTATCCAGCAAATAAAGTCCAAAGGATTGCATGATGGCCGAGGTAAGATTCAAAGCAGGTGGCAGAATGACACCATCCTCACCTACAGTTCCGGCCTCTATAGGCATGTCATGAAGGCTGTATAACGTGGGATGAACATAGCGTGTTAATAAAGATGTAGGTAAAGTGCTCAAGTTGCATAAGGCGATCGAACGTAAGTCAGAAGGAATATGGCTGGATTTTCGGAAACCAGTATGTTTTATCAAACCcaagcaaagcaaaggCAGCAACTTTAAGTTTGTACTGATCTGCAAAGGAAGAGCTGCACCGGTGTTCTGACCAGccagattcttcttgtaGACTTCAAGAATTTCAACTAACTTGTTGGTAATTCCGTCACGAGCATCGCTCAAATTGGACGAAAGTGCTTTTTCGGCAGCTCTCATTGTAAGGATATGCATCATTGCTAATTGATCAGCAGAAGCATACAACTCAGTTAAGCTGTTGGTTACCGGTAACGACAAAGTGACAACGCGAATTCTTCTCTCACCGCTGGCGGTAGTATGCAAAATTGCAGCTTGGAAGGAAGCAAAGGGCTTTGTAATTGTGTCTTCTATGGCCGCCTCAATTACATAACACTGATCGCGTGGGAAACTCGGGAATGCACAGAGATCGCTAGAACGATTGAAAAAGTTAccataaaaagaagacatACGAATGCCACTGGATCCGCGGACACGCATGACAGCTTCCAAGGCTATTTCTGAGCTGAGATAATCACTCAATTCCGAAGCAAATTTCAAAGCATCTTCGCCGCGAGAGGCATTCCAACGGTAATAGAATTGAGTCTTACCAGCCGTGTAACGAGGCAAGCAGCTAAGAGTAGCAACATCCTGGTATTgagaagagaaaaggaacatATCCACGGAGATCTGGTTTGTAGAACATTCAACAGCAAAGGATTTATAGAATGTGTCTTGGTGATGAAGCAAATTGGATTCGCGATTGGTTCCCAGAATTTTTGGATCCTCACGTAAACCAAGTTTACCGAAACCAACGTTTGGAAGACTCGAAACAAAGCAGCTTATTTTACCACCAACGTTCTCAATAAGCTGTTCAGCAGCTTTAAGGGCAGGACCGAGAGCATTGCTAGAATCACGAGTGGAAGCAAACATACTATTGAATTTGCTAAGTAGgttttcaattccttgTCGGCATTCACGTAAGTTGAGAAGCAAGTCTTGATTACGAGGCAAGAAGGGATCTTCAATATCGGAAACAACCATCTGGGATGCTTCTTCAGCTCCAGGAGCGatagagaagaaatgaagagaACTATCAACACCAATAAATG
This window harbors:
- the rrp16 gene encoding rRNA processing protein Rrp16 — translated: MGIQGNAAPSQYKQRSRKNKNSWRKHIDLEDVEGGLQVAREEEVRGDNLSKKSNDSLFVVDTFGDDRVAKRSRKKIKPLKVDEILQNKSSIQGLPSKPKTTGFGLSTDKKGKIMSKNELNRLKSLVHRNPLGPTASAAAASLKTQEKEPEYDVWESTAESTIPVKRPSTLYKAPENLAENVEHVPNVEVADPGMSYNPDASAWMGLIDRKGSSEIKKEKERLREIELQNMISSKMSDDKGLLSDENEVSENEENAVDAENQMDTQHYKTEPKRKTKSQRNKERKKKDEVAKLEAEKKQEQLLKMIDRAPNISKSLNKEENEDKSLVTSNDMDVSEILLKKRKFGKHKLPENPLELKLGDELTSSLRELKPEGNLFKDRFLSLQRRAIIPPSLPKNKRSRYGTKLKEKYSHKDFHLQKTGI
- the sec24 gene encoding coincidence detector Sec24/Sfb2 subunit, encoding MNAGDAYDGRNAYGAYSGYPGTGPAVAQPPYVAGMTQSPSEGIAAMPAEGMAGIPAAGTAPAAPPTGGAHRSRRQYPAEIFELTNSQTVPMTPPPVSEPSYVMARTPTLSPYPEAVPNTLATQMGNVNLGPDPNAAAMPTSELVSIDLYNQTPDVSELYAPPPPINLPLTFSATQAETSNCPPKYMRTSLKAVPNTNSLLKKSKLPFAIVLRPYTSLLEEDDPVPVVSDTIISRCRRCRMYINPFSIFIDNGHRYRCNSCGIVNEVPQSYDWDSFRNIQRDRWQRPELNYAVVDFLAPQEYMVRPPQPLIYVFLIDVSFISISSGMVATATRTILESLDRIPNKEGRTQVAFIGVDSSLHFFSIAPGAEEASQMVVSDIEDPFLPRNQDLLLNLRECRQGIENLLSKFNSMFASTRDSSNALGPALKAAEQLIENVGGKISCFVSSLPNVGFGKLGLREDPKILGTNRESNLLHHQDTFYKSFAVECSTNQISVDMFLFSSQYQDVATLSCLPRYTAGKTQFYYRWNASRGEDALKFASELSDYLSSEIALEAVMRVRGSSGIRMSSFYGNFFNRSSDLCAFPSFPRDQCYVIEAAIEDTITKPFASFQAAILHTTASGERRIRVVTLSLPVTNSLTELYASADQLAMMHILTMRAAEKALSSNLSDARDGITNKLVEILEVYKKNLAGQNTGAALPLQISTNLKLLPLLCLGLIKHTGFRKSSHIPSDLRSIALCNLSTLPTSLLTRYVHPTLYSLHDMPIEAGTVGEDGVILPPALNLTSAIMQSFGLYLLDTHFQQFLYIGKDAVPQLATDAFGVSSIAELKAGRFSLPILENPLNTRMHAILSKLRSLDKGTTIQPSLYLVRGDGDPQLRSWFFSHYVEDRSDAAPSYLQFLQLLKEKVRD